The window TGGGGCGTGACCCGTCCGGCCAGCGTGACCCTGGATCTTTACCTGATCAACATGGCCACCAGTGAAGTGCGGCGCTATCATTTTGAAGAGGAGCAGCAGGGCTTGGCCGAAAATCTGCTCAAAGGCGGGCGTTTCTTCAAACGCAAGGGACGCTGGATCACGCCGCTTGAAATCGCGGCCGAAGCTTTGGAAGAAGGGACGAGGGTTCTTGGTTTATGAATATATTTCCGGCAGTTGACATAAAAGACGGCAAGTGCGTGCGCTTGCGGCAGGGTGTCGAGGATCAGGTCACGGTTTTTTCCGACGACCCGGTGGCCATGGCCCGGCAGTGGGTGGAGGCGGGCACCAGATGGCTGCACGTCATCGATCTCGATGGCGCGTTCAGCGGGACGCCGCGCAACATGGAACTGATTCGCGAGCTCTGTTCGGCGGTCTCCATCCCGGTACAGCTCGGCGGCGGCATTCGTAGCGTCGAGATCGCGGGCAAATATCTCGAAGCCGGGGTGACGCGCCTGATCATCGGCACCGTGGCGCTGGAAGATCCCGAATTGTTCAGCGAACTCTGCCAAACCTACCCAGGCCGCATCGGGGTTTCCCTGGACGCCCGCGATGGCAGGCTCAAGACCAAGGGCTGGGTCGAGGACGCAGACAAGACCGTGGCGGATGTCGTTCCCGAACTTGAGGCGGCGGGGGCCGCTTTTTTCATCTACACCGACATAAGCCGCGACGGGATGCAGTCCGGGGTGAACATCCCGGCTCTTGAAGCGCTGCTGGCCATGACGGACAAACCCGTGCTCATCGCCGGGGGCATCTCCACTCTTGAAGACGTGCAGGCCGTGCATCCCTTGCGCGAGAAAGGTCTGGCCGGAGTCATCACCGGCAAGGCGATCTATGCCGGGAGCCTTGATCTCAAGGCTGCCCTGGACTGGTTGGCGGCCCAGAACTAGCGTTTTCAGCCTTCAGATGACAAAAAACGCCCGGTCGGATGATCGGGCGTTCGTTTTTTTGTTGCAAAGTACGCGAGAATGATCAGAACGGTTTGTCGAAATCCTCGTTGTCCACGTCTGCGTACTCCATGTAGTCGGCGGCCGCTTTGAGGAACACGCCCATCGAATCACACAAGTTCTTGACGGCCATGCTGTAGGTCAACTTTTCCTCGGGGGTCTTGGCCTTGGCCATGGCCTTGAGGGTTCTCTCGATCTCCACTGACAGTTCGTCCATGAGTTTGTCGGAAATCACGTCAGACTCCTATTTCGTTCCGAAGATCTTGTCTCCGGCGTCGCCCAGGCCGGGCAGGATATATCCGTTTTCATTCAGGCGTTCGTCAACGGCCGCGACGTAGATGTCCACATCGGGGTGTGCTTCGGTGATCCGCTTCAGCCCTTCGGGAGCCGCGACCAGAAAAAGGCCGCGGATGCTGGTGCAGCCTGCGTTCTTCAGGCAGCGGATGGTGGCGTCGAGGGTTCCGCCCGTGGCGAGCATCGGGTCAAGGATGAGGGCCATGCGCTTGCCTATGTTCTTGGCCAGCTTCACGTAATATTCCACGGGCTGGAGAGTCTCTTCGTTGCGGTAGAAACCGACGACGCTGACCTTGGCGCCAGGAATCAGATCAAGAACGCCGTCCTGCATGCCGAGTCCGGCGCGCAGTATCGGCACGACGGTGATCTTCTTGCCCTTGATGACATCCACCTCGACGGGTCCGGCCCATCCTTGTGCGGTCTTTTTTTCTGTCTCCAGGTCCTTGGTGGCCTCGTATGTCAGCAGTCTGGCGACTTCGGAAGCGAGTTCCCGGAAATTCTTGGTACTGATGTCATGTTTGCGCATGAGTCCGAGCTTGTGCTTGATGAGTGGATGATCCGCCACGAATACTGCCATGTGAGTCTCTCCTTGCCATGGTCGAAAAGATTGGTGCGCTGGGCTGCTTGAAAAATGTGCCTCTTCCTATTCTTCCCCTCCGGTCCGGTCAAGACGACGTTTGGAGTCTTAAAATCCGCCACACCGGAGCGACGTACGGCGCCGGTCATTGAACCTGGGATTCGTATTTCGGGCGTTCCTGCGTGTCGCCAAATTTCAGGATTCGTCCTTGGGTCCACCCGGGCTGCGCAGGTGCAACGCCGAGCGGGCAATGAGATAGGCGCTGACCGGGGCGGTGGCGAAAAGAAAGAGGGTGATGAGCAGTTCGTGCAGGCTCAAGGCATGCTCCTGTCCGCTGAAATGCAGGACAGACGCGATCAGGATGCCGCCGACACCCAGCGTCGTGGCCTTGGTCGGCCCGTGCAGCCGGGTGAACAGGTCGGGCAGCCGGGCCAGTCCGATGGAGCCGATCAGGGCGAAAGCTCCGCCGATGAGCAGAAAGAGGGAGATGAGCGTTTCACTGAGCATGTTTGGCAACTCCTATTCGATGATGTCGCCGCGCAACAGGTACTTGCACAGGGCCACGGTTCCGATGAAGCCCATCATGGCGATGAGCAGGGCCGCCTCGAAATATTCGGTCAGGTTCTGGTGGATGCCCAGCAGGATCAAAAGGGCGATGGTGTTGATGGCCATGGTGTCCAGGGCCAGGATGCGGTCCGGAAGGGTCGGCCCGGCAAAGAGCCTCCAGAAATTGAGCGTCAGGGCGGCGGCTATGCAGAAAAAGGCCACCGTGATGGCAGTGGTCAGCATGGGAAGATCTCCTTCAGGGGCGCCTCGTAGCGCTGTTTGATGCGGTTCACGAGCAGGGCTTCATCATCGAGGTCCAGGACGTGAATGAGCAGGCTGCGCCGATCCTCCGTCACTTGCGCGGAAACAGTGCCCGGAGTGAGGGAGATGGTGTGGGCCAGCAGGGTGATGGCGAAATCGTTTTTCAGGTCCAGGGGCAGCCGGATGAACGCGGACCGCAGGTTTCCTGTCGGGCCGAGTATGAGGCGGGCCACCGTCAGGTTGGCGACGACGATGTCCCAGAAAAATACGGCCAGATAGACGATGAGGGTCAGCGGACGGCGCATGCACGGTTGATCGGGCCAGAACCTGATCGTGAACAGAGGGATGGTGACGGCGAGCAGCGCTCCGAGGACAATCTGCCCGGGAGCCGCCGAATTCACGAGCAGAAGCCAGATCAGCAGCAGGAACAGGCTGAACATGGGTTGCGGCAGCCATCTTTTCATGGGGTTCCCCTTCCGAGAACGGCGTTGACATAACTGTCCGGAGTCAGGAGCTGTCCGGCCGCCGCGTCGGTGTACGTGGTGACGGGGCCGGCCATGACAGACAGTGCCACGGCGGTCAGAATCAGCGTGGCGGCGGGTGCGAGCCGCGACCACGACACCGGGGGGCCGCAAAGAGGATCGCCCTGGGTCTTCCAGAAGAGTATGCTGCCGCATCGACCCAGCGCGATGATTCCTAAGAGGCTGCCGCCAAGGACGACACACCAGAGCCAGGCGGCAACCGGAGCCTGCGCGGCATTGAGGAGCAGCAGTTTGCCGATGAATCCGGACAGCGGGGGCAGCCCGGCGATGGCCATGGCGCCAAGGAGAAAAAGCGATCCCAGCAGGTTCGGGCGAGACATGGGCGGGCCCGGCTCAAGCACGTCCCCCGCCGGTCCGCGCTGGCGTGCCAGATGATCGGCGAGCAAAAAAAGTCCGGCGGTGACCAGGGTTGAGTGCGGCAGATAATAGAGGCTCGCGCTTATCCCAGCCGCGTTCCACAGGCCGATGCCTGCCAGCAGGCTGCCGACGGAGACGATGACCAGCCAGGCCAGGAGCACCCGCAGCCGCCTGCTGCCGAGGACGCACAGCGATCCGGCGGCC is drawn from Desulfomicrobium apsheronum and contains these coding sequences:
- the upp gene encoding uracil phosphoribosyltransferase, whose amino-acid sequence is MAVFVADHPLIKHKLGLMRKHDISTKNFRELASEVARLLTYEATKDLETEKKTAQGWAGPVEVDVIKGKKITVVPILRAGLGMQDGVLDLIPGAKVSVVGFYRNEETLQPVEYYVKLAKNIGKRMALILDPMLATGGTLDATIRCLKNAGCTSIRGLFLVAAPEGLKRITEAHPDVDIYVAAVDERLNENGYILPGLGDAGDKIFGTK
- the hisA gene encoding 1-(5-phosphoribosyl)-5-[(5-phosphoribosylamino)methylideneamino]imidazole-4-carboxamide isomerase, giving the protein MNIFPAVDIKDGKCVRLRQGVEDQVTVFSDDPVAMARQWVEAGTRWLHVIDLDGAFSGTPRNMELIRELCSAVSIPVQLGGGIRSVEIAGKYLEAGVTRLIIGTVALEDPELFSELCQTYPGRIGVSLDARDGRLKTKGWVEDADKTVADVVPELEAAGAAFFIYTDISRDGMQSGVNIPALEALLAMTDKPVLIAGGISTLEDVQAVHPLREKGLAGVITGKAIYAGSLDLKAALDWLAAQN
- a CDS encoding Na+/H+ antiporter subunit E gives rise to the protein MKRWLPQPMFSLFLLLIWLLLVNSAAPGQIVLGALLAVTIPLFTIRFWPDQPCMRRPLTLIVYLAVFFWDIVVANLTVARLILGPTGNLRSAFIRLPLDLKNDFAITLLAHTISLTPGTVSAQVTEDRRSLLIHVLDLDDEALLVNRIKQRYEAPLKEIFPC
- a CDS encoding K+/H+ antiporter subunit F, whose amino-acid sequence is MLTTAITVAFFCIAAALTLNFWRLFAGPTLPDRILALDTMAINTIALLILLGIHQNLTEYFEAALLIAMMGFIGTVALCKYLLRGDIIE
- a CDS encoding Na+/H+ antiporter subunit G; translation: MLSETLISLFLLIGGAFALIGSIGLARLPDLFTRLHGPTKATTLGVGGILIASVLHFSGQEHALSLHELLITLFLFATAPVSAYLIARSALHLRSPGGPKDES